In the genome of Streptomyces pactum, one region contains:
- a CDS encoding magnesium and cobalt transport protein CorA, whose protein sequence is MSMIRDLRAAVRPALRRGHTPQPYDTTRDPSASSAIVDCAVYRDGRRVSDHVGPSEAMARVRAEGGFAWIGLHEPTEREFAGIAEEFGLHPLAVEDAVHAHQRPKLERYDDTLFTVFKTIHYVEHAELTATSEVVQTGEVMCFTGRNFIVTVRHGGQGSLRALRHRLQDDPELLAKGPSAVLHAIADQVVDGYIAVADAVQDDIDEVEIDVFSAGGGAGGGRGTRRGGDAGRIYQLKREVLEFKRAVSPLLRPMQLLSERPMRLVDPDIQKYFRDVADHLARVNEQVLSFDDLLNSILQANLAQATVAQNEDMRKITAWAAIVAVPTMICGVYGMNFEHMPELRWRYGYPAVMSVIVGICFTIHRSFRRNGWL, encoded by the coding sequence ATGTCGATGATCCGCGACCTGCGCGCAGCCGTCCGTCCCGCCCTGCGCAGGGGCCACACCCCGCAGCCGTACGACACCACCCGCGACCCGTCGGCGTCGAGCGCCATCGTGGACTGCGCCGTCTACCGGGACGGCAGGCGGGTCAGCGACCACGTCGGGCCGTCCGAGGCGATGGCCCGGGTACGGGCCGAGGGCGGGTTCGCCTGGATCGGCCTGCACGAGCCGACGGAGCGTGAATTCGCCGGTATCGCCGAGGAGTTCGGGCTCCACCCGCTGGCCGTCGAGGACGCCGTCCACGCCCATCAGCGGCCCAAGCTGGAGCGGTACGACGACACCCTCTTCACCGTCTTCAAGACCATCCACTACGTGGAGCACGCCGAGCTGACCGCCACCAGCGAGGTGGTGCAGACCGGCGAGGTGATGTGCTTCACCGGGCGGAACTTCATCGTGACGGTCCGGCACGGCGGCCAGGGTTCGCTGCGGGCGCTGCGGCACCGCCTCCAGGACGACCCCGAACTGCTCGCCAAGGGCCCCTCCGCGGTGCTGCACGCCATCGCCGACCAGGTGGTGGACGGCTACATCGCGGTCGCGGACGCCGTGCAGGACGACATCGACGAGGTGGAGATCGACGTCTTCTCGGCCGGCGGCGGAGCCGGGGGCGGCCGGGGCACCCGGCGCGGGGGCGACGCCGGACGGATCTACCAGCTCAAGCGGGAGGTGCTGGAGTTCAAGCGGGCCGTGTCGCCGCTGCTGCGCCCGATGCAGCTGCTCAGCGAGCGGCCGATGCGGCTGGTCGACCCGGACATCCAGAAGTACTTCCGGGACGTGGCCGACCACCTCGCCCGCGTCAACGAGCAGGTGCTCTCCTTCGACGACCTGCTCAACTCCATCCTCCAGGCGAACCTGGCGCAGGCCACCGTGGCACAGAACGAGGACATGCGGAAGATCACCGCGTGGGCGGCGATCGTGGCCGTCCCCACCATGATCTGCGGCGTCTACGGGATGAACTTCGAGCACATGCCGGAGCTGCGCTGGCGGTACGGCTACCCGGCGGTGATGTCGGTGATCGTCGGCATCTGCTTCACCATCCACCGCAGCTTCCGGCGGAACGGCTGGCTGTAG
- a CDS encoding sec-independent translocase encodes MFFDIGPLEMIALIILAVLVFGPEKLPKVVQDVTRFIRKVREFSDSAKQDIRSELGPEFKDFEFEDLNPKTFARKHILDKDELGLKEIRSSFDLRKEITEVADAVNGRESDPVRSTGTPAVAPPLAPSGGSDLLRKRESPAAQERPPFDADAT; translated from the coding sequence GTGTTCTTCGACATAGGACCCCTGGAGATGATCGCCCTGATCATCCTCGCGGTGCTCGTGTTCGGGCCGGAGAAGCTCCCGAAGGTGGTGCAGGACGTCACGCGGTTCATCCGCAAGGTCCGCGAGTTCTCCGACAGCGCCAAGCAGGACATCCGGTCGGAGCTGGGTCCGGAGTTCAAGGACTTCGAGTTCGAGGACCTCAACCCCAAGACCTTCGCGCGCAAGCACATCCTGGACAAGGACGAGCTGGGGCTGAAGGAGATCCGCAGCAGCTTCGACCTCCGCAAGGAGATCACCGAGGTCGCCGACGCGGTGAACGGCCGGGAGAGCGACCCCGTACGGAGCACCGGCACCCCCGCCGTGGCGCCCCCGCTGGCGCCTTCCGGGGGCTCCGACCTGCTGCGGAAGCGGGAGAGCCCGGCCGCGCAGGAGCGCCCGCCGTTCGACGCCGACGCCACCTGA
- a CDS encoding suppressor of fused domain protein has protein sequence MSDVLQLVDARLRTALGEPDARAAVTFLGTDRIEVLRFTDGDVVRYATLGMSAQPMSDPTAVLADPVRGPRAELLITVRLGRVAGADLDKVLRPLAVLAASPQVEGVIVAPGGSLDVGGPLWPGAPFTSVLVAEPGGLVEDLTLDEPMDPVRFLPLLPMTPNEAAWKRVHGAAQLQERWLRHGTDLRDPLRAGVPLD, from the coding sequence ATGTCAGACGTTCTTCAGCTGGTCGATGCCCGGCTGCGCACCGCGCTGGGGGAACCGGACGCGCGGGCCGCGGTGACCTTCCTCGGCACGGACCGCATCGAGGTGCTGCGGTTCACCGACGGCGACGTCGTGCGGTACGCCACGCTCGGGATGTCGGCCCAGCCGATGAGCGACCCCACCGCCGTGCTCGCCGACCCGGTGCGCGGGCCGCGCGCCGAGCTGCTGATCACCGTACGGCTCGGCCGGGTGGCCGGGGCGGACCTGGACAAGGTGCTCCGTCCGCTGGCCGTGCTCGCCGCATCCCCCCAGGTCGAGGGGGTGATCGTGGCCCCCGGCGGGTCGCTGGACGTGGGCGGGCCGCTGTGGCCCGGGGCACCGTTCACCTCGGTGCTCGTCGCCGAACCCGGCGGGCTGGTCGAGGACCTGACGCTGGATGAGCCGATGGACCCGGTCCGCTTCCTGCCGCTGCTCCCGATGACCCCCAACGAGGCGGCGTGGAAGCGGGTGCACGGGGCGGCCCAGCTCCAGGAGCGGTGGCTGCGGCACGGGACCGACCTGCGCGACCCGCTGCGCGCGGGGGTACCGCTGGACTGA
- a CDS encoding DMT family transporter, whose protein sequence is MVLLAVAVAGISLSAPLIAATAAPALAIAFWRNAMAIGVLTPFVLLRRGLRAEVFGMSRRTLLLSAAAGVLLAVHFGVWLPSLHMTSVASSTALVTTTPIWAALLLRLRGHRPPAATWTGMAVAFVGVLLLTGVDLSVSPRALAGDALALAGGMAAAGYVVLGAEVRRTASTTAYTYVCYAVTAVLLGAAALIQGAGMSGYSGETWLKLAVLTVTAQLLGHTLINRVVKGLGPSVTSTAILLETPGAALIAALWLGQTPPVIAYPALAVILVGLALVIRADRRGGGAEDGPVRAAEPAA, encoded by the coding sequence GTGGTGCTGCTCGCCGTCGCGGTGGCCGGCATCTCGCTGTCCGCCCCGCTGATCGCCGCCACCGCGGCCCCCGCGCTCGCCATCGCCTTCTGGCGCAACGCCATGGCGATCGGGGTGCTCACCCCGTTCGTGCTGCTGCGCCGCGGGCTGCGTGCCGAGGTGTTCGGCATGAGCCGCCGCACGCTGCTGCTCTCCGCCGCCGCGGGCGTGCTGCTCGCGGTCCACTTCGGCGTCTGGCTGCCCAGCCTCCACATGACCTCGGTCGCGTCCTCCACCGCCCTGGTGACCACCACGCCGATCTGGGCCGCGCTGCTGCTGCGGCTGCGCGGGCACCGGCCGCCGGCGGCCACCTGGACCGGGATGGCGGTCGCCTTCGTCGGGGTGCTGCTGCTGACCGGTGTCGACCTGTCGGTGTCGCCGCGCGCCCTGGCCGGGGACGCGCTGGCGCTGGCCGGCGGGATGGCGGCCGCCGGGTACGTGGTGCTCGGTGCCGAGGTGCGGCGCACCGCCAGCACCACCGCGTACACCTATGTCTGTTACGCGGTGACCGCCGTGCTGCTGGGCGCCGCCGCCCTGATCCAGGGGGCCGGGATGAGCGGCTACAGCGGGGAGACCTGGCTGAAGCTCGCCGTGCTCACGGTCACCGCCCAGTTGCTCGGCCACACCCTCATCAACCGGGTGGTGAAGGGGCTGGGGCCGTCGGTCACCTCCACCGCGATCCTGCTGGAGACCCCCGGGGCGGCCCTGATCGCCGCGCTCTGGCTGGGCCAGACGCCTCCGGTGATCGCCTATCCGGCGCTGGCGGTGATCCTGGTCGGACTCGCCCTGGTGATCCGTGCGGACCGCCGGGGCGGCGGCGCGGAGGACGGCCCGGTGCGGGCCGCGGAACCCGCCGCCTGA
- a CDS encoding enoyl-CoA hydratase/isomerase family protein, whose protein sequence is MADTVLYELTDGLATITLNRPDAMNALNIELKEALRDILQQVAADPAVRAVLLTATGRAFCVGQDLKEHIALLAEAAGGGGGGEVMSTVREHYNPITRAIAEMPKPVVAGVNGVAAGAGAGFAFAADYRVVADTASFNTSFAGVALTADSGVSWTLPRLIGPSRAADLLLFPRGVKAAEALELGIANRVVPAADLAAEAAAVARQLADGPTAAYAAIKESLAFSAGHGLAESLAKEEELQVRAGASEDHRIAVEAFVKKERPTFLGR, encoded by the coding sequence ATGGCCGACACCGTGCTCTACGAGCTCACCGACGGGCTGGCGACGATCACGCTGAACCGCCCGGACGCGATGAACGCCCTCAACATCGAGCTCAAGGAGGCGCTGCGCGACATCCTCCAGCAGGTCGCCGCCGATCCGGCCGTGCGGGCGGTGCTGCTCACCGCGACCGGGCGCGCGTTCTGCGTCGGCCAGGACCTCAAGGAGCACATCGCCCTGCTCGCCGAGGCCGCCGGCGGCGGGGGCGGCGGCGAGGTGATGAGCACCGTCAGGGAGCACTACAACCCGATCACCCGGGCGATCGCCGAGATGCCCAAGCCGGTGGTGGCCGGGGTGAACGGGGTGGCCGCCGGGGCCGGCGCGGGCTTCGCGTTCGCCGCGGACTACCGGGTGGTGGCCGACACCGCCTCCTTCAACACCTCCTTCGCCGGTGTGGCGCTGACCGCCGACTCCGGCGTGTCGTGGACCCTGCCGCGGCTGATCGGCCCCAGCCGCGCCGCGGACCTGCTGCTCTTCCCGCGCGGCGTCAAGGCGGCGGAGGCCCTGGAGCTGGGCATCGCCAACCGCGTGGTGCCGGCCGCCGACCTGGCCGCCGAGGCCGCGGCGGTGGCCCGGCAGCTGGCGGACGGTCCGACAGCCGCCTATGCGGCGATCAAGGAGTCGCTGGCGTTCTCGGCCGGCCACGGGCTCGCCGAGTCGCTGGCCAAGGAGGAGGAGCTGCAGGTCCGGGCGGGTGCGTCGGAGGACCACCGGATCGCGGTGGAGGCGTTCGTGAAGAAGGAGCGGCCCACGTTCC
- a CDS encoding S1C family serine protease: MRPLHDPDPYGTPPYGGPGPWAPAPPVQRPVPTPAHGTQLPPGAQAPLPHPGMTPAHGTPLPPGAMPPVHGAPPAGVTPPHGTALPPGAVDPAGAHPPHPGPAQAPAGPGTGSQWLAYDPWAAPAGPAPARPAPARNRGRRGRMLAGALLVALLAGGVGGGVGAYLERNGGIGGPDVELSQPPAEDRPRDPDSVAGIAARALPGVVTIHVRGGAEEGTGTGFVLDGRGHILTNNHVVEPAGSGGDISVTFNGGEVARGRVVGRDGGYDLAVIKVDNVSGLRPLPLGNSDSVRVGDPVVAIGAPYDLAGTVTSGIISAKERPITAGGEKEDGSDVSYVDALQTDAPINPGNSGGPLMDSKARVIGINSAIRAADDGTGLGGGQGGSIGLGFAIPINQGKRVAEELINTGRASHPVIGVTLDMTYPGDGARVHTRTEDGSPPVKPGGPGDRAGIRPRDVITEVNGVRVRSGQELIVKIRSHRPGDRLQLTVERGGEERTVTLTLGSADSD; this comes from the coding sequence GTGCGGCCGCTGCACGACCCCGACCCGTACGGCACCCCGCCCTACGGCGGGCCCGGGCCCTGGGCGCCCGCGCCCCCGGTGCAGCGTCCGGTGCCCACGCCCGCCCACGGCACCCAGCTGCCGCCCGGGGCCCAGGCGCCGCTGCCGCACCCCGGGATGACCCCGGCGCACGGCACCCCGCTGCCGCCCGGCGCGATGCCGCCGGTGCACGGCGCGCCGCCGGCCGGGGTGACCCCGCCGCACGGCACGGCGCTGCCGCCCGGTGCGGTGGATCCGGCCGGCGCGCACCCGCCGCACCCCGGACCCGCGCAGGCCCCCGCCGGGCCGGGCACCGGATCCCAGTGGCTGGCCTACGACCCGTGGGCCGCGCCGGCCGGACCCGCTCCCGCCCGGCCCGCCCCGGCCCGGAACCGTGGCCGGCGGGGCCGGATGCTCGCCGGAGCACTGCTCGTCGCGCTGCTCGCGGGCGGCGTCGGCGGCGGCGTCGGGGCGTACCTGGAGCGCAACGGCGGCATCGGCGGCCCCGACGTGGAGCTGTCCCAGCCGCCGGCGGAGGACCGGCCCCGCGACCCCGACAGCGTGGCCGGGATCGCGGCCCGGGCGCTGCCCGGCGTGGTGACCATCCATGTCCGCGGCGGTGCCGAGGAGGGCACCGGCACCGGCTTCGTCCTCGACGGGCGCGGCCACATCCTCACCAACAACCACGTGGTGGAACCGGCCGGCTCCGGCGGCGACATATCGGTCACCTTCAACGGGGGAGAGGTGGCGCGGGGCCGGGTCGTCGGCCGGGACGGCGGCTACGACCTGGCGGTCATCAAGGTGGACAACGTCTCCGGGCTGCGTCCGCTGCCGCTGGGCAACTCCGACTCGGTGCGGGTGGGCGACCCGGTGGTGGCCATCGGCGCCCCGTACGACCTGGCCGGCACCGTCACCTCCGGCATCATCAGCGCGAAGGAACGTCCCATCACGGCCGGCGGGGAGAAGGAGGACGGCAGCGACGTCAGCTACGTGGACGCGCTGCAGACCGACGCGCCGATCAACCCCGGCAACTCCGGCGGCCCGCTGATGGACTCCAAGGCCAGGGTGATCGGCATCAACAGCGCGATCCGGGCCGCCGACGACGGCACCGGGCTCGGCGGCGGCCAGGGCGGCAGCATCGGCCTGGGCTTCGCCATCCCGATCAACCAGGGCAAGCGGGTCGCCGAGGAGCTGATCAACACCGGCCGGGCCAGCCACCCGGTCATCGGCGTCACCCTGGACATGACGTACCCGGGGGACGGCGCCCGGGTCCACACCCGGACCGAGGACGGCAGTCCCCCGGTGAAGCCCGGCGGGCCGGGCGACCGGGCCGGCATCCGGCCCCGGGACGTCATCACCGAGGTGAACGGCGTCCGGGTGCGCAGCGGCCAGGAGCTGATCGTCAAGATCCGCAGCCACCGCCCCGGTGACCGGCTCCAGCTGACGGTGGAGCGCGGCGGCGAGGAACGCACGGTGACGCTCACCCTGGGGTCGGCGGACAGCGACTGA
- a CDS encoding O-methyltransferase codes for MRQLRGQERAITGNRQTSWAFADAFVAEDAALRWARERAREAGLRSVSSGTGAALRLLAATADAKAVAEIGTGTGVSGIHLLHGMRPDGVLTTVDIEPERQQFARQAFRAAGFAGNRARFIPGRALDVLPRLADGGYDLVFCDGDRLESLDYLAESLRLLRPGGLVCFEGMFADGRTVDSAVQPAEVLKIRELLRTVRESTVLQSSLLPVGDGLLCAVKRG; via the coding sequence TTGCGTCAACTACGGGGACAGGAGAGGGCCATTACCGGCAACCGGCAGACGAGCTGGGCGTTCGCCGATGCGTTCGTCGCCGAGGACGCAGCCCTGCGCTGGGCCCGGGAACGGGCCCGGGAGGCGGGACTGCGCTCGGTGTCGTCCGGCACCGGCGCTGCGCTGCGCCTGCTCGCCGCGACGGCGGACGCCAAGGCCGTCGCCGAGATCGGCACCGGCACCGGCGTCTCCGGCATCCACCTGCTGCACGGCATGCGGCCGGACGGCGTGCTCACCACCGTGGACATCGAGCCCGAGCGCCAGCAGTTCGCCCGGCAGGCGTTCCGGGCGGCCGGCTTCGCCGGCAACCGGGCCCGGTTCATCCCCGGCCGCGCCCTCGACGTCCTCCCCCGCCTCGCGGACGGCGGGTACGACCTGGTCTTCTGCGACGGGGACCGGCTGGAGAGCCTGGACTACCTCGCGGAGTCGCTGCGGCTGCTGCGGCCCGGGGGGCTGGTCTGCTTCGAGGGGATGTTCGCGGACGGGCGGACGGTGGACTCGGCGGTGCAGCCCGCCGAGGTGCTCAAGATCCGCGAGCTGCTGCGCACCGTGCGGGAGAGCACCGTGCTGCAGTCCTCACTGCTGCCGGTGGGCGACGGCCTGCTGTGCGCGGTCAAACGGGGCTGA
- a CDS encoding anti-sigma factor family protein produces MTRTGGPSPAEHHLGDRLAALVDGELGHDARERVLAHLATCPRCKAEADAQRQLKAFFARAASPPPSEGLLARLHNLPATALEGDDDRAGRAG; encoded by the coding sequence GTGACCCGAACAGGCGGTCCGTCCCCCGCCGAGCACCATCTCGGCGACCGCCTAGCGGCTCTGGTCGACGGCGAGTTGGGACACGATGCGCGCGAGCGGGTGCTCGCGCACCTGGCGACCTGTCCGCGGTGCAAGGCCGAGGCCGACGCACAGCGGCAGCTGAAGGCGTTCTTCGCCCGGGCGGCCTCCCCACCGCCCTCCGAGGGCCTGCTGGCCCGGCTGCACAACCTCCCGGCCACCGCCCTGGAGGGGGACGACGACCGGGCGGGCCGGGCGGGGTGA
- a CDS encoding DUF1003 domain-containing protein — MAGDRVRLDQPKGRRRSWRPSWDPEEFGHASERIARFIGTGRFLIWMTAFITVWVLWNTTVPERLRFDEFPFIFLTLMLSLQASYAAPLILLAQNRQDDRDRVNLEQDRKQNERSIADTEYLTREVAALRAGLGEVATRDWIRSEFEDLVRELAERGVFPPESEERDR; from the coding sequence GTGGCCGGTGACCGCGTCCGGCTGGACCAGCCCAAGGGCCGGCGGCGCTCCTGGCGGCCGTCGTGGGACCCGGAGGAGTTCGGGCACGCCTCCGAGCGGATCGCCCGCTTCATCGGCACCGGCCGGTTCCTCATCTGGATGACCGCGTTCATCACCGTGTGGGTGCTGTGGAACACCACCGTCCCGGAGAGGCTGCGGTTCGACGAGTTCCCGTTCATCTTCCTGACCCTGATGCTCTCGCTCCAGGCGTCGTACGCCGCCCCGCTGATCCTGCTGGCCCAGAACCGGCAGGACGACCGGGACCGGGTCAACCTCGAACAGGACCGCAAGCAGAACGAGCGCAGCATCGCCGACACCGAGTACCTGACCCGGGAGGTCGCGGCGCTGCGGGCCGGGCTCGGCGAGGTGGCGACCCGGGACTGGATCCGGTCCGAGTTCGAGGACCTGGTCAGGGAGCTGGCGGAGCGTGGGGTATTCCCGCCGGAGAGTGAGGAACGCGACCGCTGA
- the sigE gene encoding RNA polymerase sigma factor SigE, translating into MVGALLDTTRADRGGAAAAGDRRVLRRFRRSAGEPKSVTDTADRSRPNSVTGMGTATIAESVPTATFSTDADSQAWTPPTWEEIVSMHSGRVYRLAYRLTGNQHDAEDLTQEVFVRVFRSLSTYTPGTFEGWLHRITTNLFLDMVRRRQRIRFDALGEDAAERLPSREPSPQQHFNDTHFDADVQQALDTLAPEFRAAVVLCDIEGLSYEEIAATLGVKLGTVRSRIHRGRSHLRKALKHRSPVVRAEQRAATVAPGAVTGPGLTGEVGIA; encoded by the coding sequence ATGGTAGGGGCTCTACTGGACACCACCAGAGCCGACAGGGGAGGTGCGGCTGCGGCCGGTGACCGGAGGGTGCTGAGGCGCTTTCGCAGGTCGGCCGGCGAGCCGAAATCCGTGACCGACACCGCTGACCGTTCCCGCCCGAACAGCGTCACCGGCATGGGGACCGCCACCATCGCCGAGTCCGTTCCCACCGCCACCTTCTCCACTGACGCGGATTCGCAGGCGTGGACCCCTCCCACCTGGGAGGAGATCGTCAGCATGCACAGCGGGCGGGTCTACCGCCTCGCCTACCGCCTCACCGGCAACCAGCACGACGCGGAGGACCTCACGCAGGAGGTCTTCGTCCGGGTGTTCCGCTCCCTGTCCACCTACACCCCGGGCACGTTCGAGGGCTGGCTGCACCGCATCACCACCAACCTCTTCCTGGACATGGTCCGCCGCCGCCAGCGCATCCGCTTCGACGCGCTCGGCGAGGACGCGGCCGAGCGGCTCCCCAGCCGCGAGCCCTCCCCGCAGCAGCACTTCAACGACACCCACTTCGATGCCGATGTGCAGCAGGCGCTGGACACCCTGGCGCCGGAGTTCCGCGCGGCCGTCGTGCTCTGCGACATCGAGGGCCTGTCGTACGAGGAGATCGCGGCGACCCTCGGGGTGAAGCTCGGCACCGTCCGCAGCCGTATCCACCGGGGCCGCTCCCACCTCCGCAAGGCGCTCAAGCACCGTTCGCCGGTGGTCCGCGCGGAGCAGCGCGCCGCCACGGTGGCACCCGGGGCCGTCACCGGTCCCGGGCTCACTGGGGAGGTCGGGATCGCGTGA
- a CDS encoding Mrp/NBP35 family ATP-binding protein, translating into MATDTPTGPVPTEEAVRAALATVNDPEIHKPITELGMVKSVEIAADGSVAVVVYLTVSGCPMRETISRNVSDAVSRVPGVSGVTVELDVMSDEQRRELAASLRGGQAEREVPFAKPGSLTRVYAVASGKGGVGKSSVTVNLAAAMAADGLKVGVVDADIYGHSVPRMLGADGRPTQVENMIMPPSANGVKVISIGMFTPGNAPVVWRGPMLHRALQQFLADVYWGDLDVLLLDLPPGTGDIAISVAQLVPNAEILVVTTPQQAAAEVAERAGSIAVQTHQKIVGVVENMSGLPCPHCDEMVDVFGTGGGQLVADGLTRTTGTTVPVLGSIPIDVRLREGGDEGKPVVLTDPESPAGSALRSIAGKLGGRQRGLAGMSLGITPRNKF; encoded by the coding sequence ATGGCTACCGACACTCCCACGGGCCCCGTGCCGACCGAAGAAGCGGTGCGCGCCGCGCTCGCCACGGTGAATGACCCGGAGATCCACAAGCCGATCACCGAGCTGGGCATGGTGAAATCGGTCGAGATCGCGGCGGACGGCTCGGTCGCGGTGGTCGTCTACCTGACCGTGTCCGGCTGCCCGATGCGCGAGACCATCAGCCGGAACGTCTCCGACGCCGTGTCCCGGGTGCCCGGGGTGTCCGGGGTCACCGTTGAGCTGGACGTGATGAGCGACGAGCAGCGCCGGGAGCTGGCGGCCTCGCTCCGCGGCGGCCAGGCCGAGCGCGAGGTGCCGTTCGCCAAGCCCGGCTCGCTCACCCGGGTGTACGCGGTGGCCTCCGGCAAGGGCGGCGTGGGCAAGTCGTCGGTGACGGTGAACCTGGCCGCCGCGATGGCCGCCGACGGGCTGAAGGTGGGCGTCGTGGACGCCGACATCTACGGCCACTCGGTGCCCCGGATGCTGGGCGCCGACGGCCGTCCGACCCAGGTCGAGAACATGATCATGCCGCCGTCGGCGAACGGCGTGAAGGTCATCTCCATCGGCATGTTCACCCCGGGGAACGCCCCGGTGGTATGGCGCGGCCCGATGCTGCACCGGGCGCTCCAGCAGTTCCTGGCGGATGTGTACTGGGGCGACCTGGACGTGCTGCTGCTGGACCTGCCGCCGGGCACCGGTGACATCGCCATCTCGGTGGCCCAGCTGGTGCCGAACGCCGAGATCCTGGTGGTCACCACGCCGCAGCAGGCCGCCGCCGAGGTGGCCGAGCGGGCCGGGTCCATCGCGGTGCAGACCCACCAGAAGATCGTGGGCGTGGTGGAGAACATGTCCGGGCTGCCGTGTCCGCACTGCGACGAGATGGTCGATGTGTTCGGCACCGGAGGCGGCCAGCTGGTCGCCGACGGGCTGACCCGGACCACCGGCACCACGGTGCCGGTGCTCGGCAGCATCCCCATCGACGTGCGGCTGCGCGAAGGCGGCGACGAGGGGAAGCCGGTCGTGCTGACCGACCCGGAGTCGCCGGCCGGCAGTGCGCTGCGGTCCATCGCCGGCAAGCTCGGCGGGCGCCAGCGCGGGCTGGCCGGGATGTCCCTGGGCATCACCCCGCGCAACAAGTTCTGA
- a CDS encoding DUF3117 domain-containing protein yields MAAMKPRTGDGPLEVTKEGRGIVMRVPLEGGGRLVVELTPDEADALGDALKKVVG; encoded by the coding sequence ATGGCGGCCATGAAGCCGCGGACGGGCGATGGCCCGCTCGAGGTGACCAAGGAGGGGCGGGGCATCGTCATGCGCGTTCCGCTCGAAGGTGGCGGTCGACTTGTCGTCGAGCTGACCCCCGACGAGGCCGACGCCCTTGGCGACGCCCTGAAGAAGGTCGTCGGCTGA
- a CDS encoding magnesium transporter MgtE N-terminal domain-containing protein, translated as MAAGGSRVFVSHLAGVAVFDPNGDQVGRVRDLVATLRIGGRPPRVLGLVVEVASRRQIFLPMTRVTGVESGQVITTGVINMRRFQQRGSETLVLGELLDRRVRLLESDEEVTVLDIAISQLPARRDWEIDKVFVRKGGAGRRARGLRWKGGAGKGSGETLTVEWSAVTGFSVPEHEQGAENLLATFERLRPADLANVLHHLSAKRRAEVAAALDDDRLADVLEELPDEDQVEILGKLHQERAADVLEAMDPDDAADLLSELPEDEQERLLGLMRPRDAADMRRLMAYEERTAGGMMTTDPVVLLPDATVAEALARVRNADLSPALAAQVYVCRAPDETPTGKYLGTVHFQRLLRDPPFTLVSAVCDTDLRPLPPNAPLPAVTGYLATYNMVAAPVVDEGGALLGAVTVDDVLDHLLPEDWREQALYGVDVPGAGGAGVPGAGGAQPPRGAHEARRVPRPPGVAGGR; from the coding sequence ATGGCGGCGGGCGGATCGAGGGTGTTCGTGTCCCATCTGGCGGGCGTCGCGGTCTTCGATCCCAACGGCGACCAGGTGGGACGGGTCCGCGACCTGGTCGCCACACTGCGCATCGGCGGCCGGCCGCCGCGCGTGCTGGGGCTGGTGGTGGAGGTGGCCAGCCGCCGCCAGATCTTCCTGCCCATGACCCGGGTGACCGGGGTGGAGTCCGGCCAGGTCATCACCACCGGCGTGATCAACATGCGCCGGTTCCAGCAGCGCGGCAGCGAGACCCTGGTGCTCGGCGAACTGCTCGACCGGCGGGTGCGGCTGCTGGAGTCCGACGAGGAGGTCACGGTGCTGGACATCGCCATCTCCCAGCTGCCGGCCCGCCGCGACTGGGAGATCGACAAGGTCTTCGTCCGCAAGGGCGGCGCCGGCCGGCGGGCGCGCGGGCTGCGCTGGAAGGGCGGCGCGGGGAAGGGTTCCGGGGAGACGCTGACCGTGGAGTGGTCGGCGGTCACCGGCTTCTCCGTCCCCGAGCACGAGCAGGGCGCGGAGAACCTGCTGGCCACCTTCGAACGGCTGCGCCCGGCGGACCTGGCGAACGTGCTGCACCACCTGTCCGCCAAGCGCCGCGCGGAGGTGGCCGCGGCGCTCGACGACGACCGGCTGGCGGACGTGCTGGAGGAGCTGCCGGACGAGGACCAGGTGGAGATCCTGGGCAAGCTGCACCAGGAGCGGGCCGCGGACGTGCTGGAGGCGATGGACCCCGACGACGCGGCCGATCTCCTCTCCGAGCTGCCGGAGGACGAGCAGGAGCGGCTGCTGGGCCTGATGCGGCCCCGGGACGCGGCGGACATGCGCCGGCTGATGGCGTACGAGGAGCGCACCGCGGGCGGCATGATGACCACCGATCCGGTGGTGCTGCTGCCGGACGCCACGGTCGCCGAGGCGCTGGCCCGGGTCCGCAACGCCGACCTGTCCCCGGCGCTCGCCGCCCAGGTGTACGTGTGCCGGGCGCCCGACGAGACCCCCACCGGCAAGTACCTGGGCACCGTGCACTTCCAGCGGCTGCTGCGGGACCCGCCGTTCACGCTGGTCAGCGCGGTCTGTGACACCGATCTGCGTCCGCTGCCGCCGAACGCCCCGCTGCCCGCGGTGACCGGCTACCTGGCGACGTACAACATGGTGGCCGCGCCGGTGGTGGACGAGGGCGGCGCGCTGCTGGGCGCGGTGACGGTGGACGACGTGCTGGACCACCTGCTGCCGGAGGACTGGCGGGAGCAGGCGCTGTACGGCGTGGACGTCCCCGGGGCGGGCGGCGCGGGCGTCCCCGGGGCGGGCGGCGCGCAGCCGCCGCGGGGCGCGCACGAGGCGCGGCGCGTGCCCCGTCCGCCGGGGGTGGCCGGTGGCCGGTGA